A stretch of the Colius striatus isolate bColStr4 unplaced genomic scaffold, bColStr4.1.hap1 scaffold_46, whole genome shotgun sequence genome encodes the following:
- the LOC133629463 gene encoding DNA-(apurinic or apyrimidinic site) endonuclease-like, which produces MEGDPELDAEGRVLTAEFPALRVVCVYVPNSGRGLGRLSFRQAWDERFRSFVSQLDRSKPVAICGDLNVTHQPLDLRNPSGNKRSPGFTREEREAFGELLGAGFLDSFRMFNPSLPNAFTFWTYLSGARARNVGWRLDYCLWSQRGRKDLCNSRIEQRAQGSDHCPVGIYLALEGAG; this is translated from the exons atggagg GTGACCCCGAGCTGGACGCCGAGGGGCGCGTGCTGACGGCTGAGTTCCCTGCCCTGCGCGTCGTCTGTGTCTACGTGCCCAACTCCGGGCGAGGCCTGGGCCGCCTGAGCTTCCGGCAGGCCTGGGACGAGCGCTTCCGCTcctttgtgtcccagctggacCGGTCCAAACCGGTCGCCATCTGCGGCGACCTCAACGTCACCCACCAGCCCTTGGACCTGAGGAACCCGTCGGGGAACAAGAGGAGCCCCGGGTTCACgcgggaggagagggaggcattcggggagctgctgggggccgGCTTCCTCGACAGCTTCCGGATGTTTAACCCCTCGCTGCCCAACGCCTTCACCTTCTGGACCTACCTGagcggggccagggccaggaacgtgggctggaggctggattactgcctgtggtcccagaggggcaggaaggatctGTGCAACAGCAGGATCGAGCAGCGGGCCCAGGGCAGCGACCACTGTCCCGTGGGGATCTACCTGGCACTGGagggggcaggctga
- the LOC133629464 gene encoding latent-transforming growth factor beta-binding protein 4-like has protein sequence MFCAPRECGVLSGCRHGRCVRLPDGFTCSCDPGYRLDPAQLDCVDVDECSGPPRCQPGRCLNTAGSFRCLCPPGLAPPLPTPPRCLPRA, from the exons atgttctgcgccccccgg gagtgtggggtgctcagtgggtgccgccacgggcgctgcgtccggctccccgacggcttcacctgcagctgcgaccccggctaccggctggacccggcgcagctcgactgtgtcg acgtggacgagtgttcgggccccccccgctgccagcccggccgctgcctcaacaccgcgggctcgttccgctgcctgtgcccccccggcctggccccgccgctgccgacGCCcccccgctgcctcccccgcgcctga